In the Deinococcus ficus genome, one interval contains:
- a CDS encoding MerR family transcriptional regulator, which translates to MSQRAPWTVGEVADLTRLSIRTLHHYDAIGLLRPSGRSEGNYRLYTPADLGRLHRVLTFRDLGFPLAEIARLLDAQESEQLAALNLRAALLRTELGRVQRQLEQVTSLLGERPGEGAFPMNNDDIKEIFDGFDHQQYEPEVQERWGDTDAYRQSAERTRRYTKADWTRIKAEGEALNAQYTALMDRGVSPTSTEAQAVAAEHRAYFQRWFYDPSVEMMRGLAAMWVQDERFTRNIDRARSGLAAYQSAAVTAWADAQS; encoded by the coding sequence ATGAGCCAGCGCGCACCCTGGACGGTCGGCGAGGTCGCGGACCTGACCCGCCTGAGTATCCGCACCCTGCACCACTACGACGCCATCGGCCTGCTGCGCCCCAGCGGACGCAGCGAGGGCAACTACCGCCTGTACACGCCCGCCGACCTGGGCCGGCTGCACCGCGTCCTGACCTTCCGGGACCTGGGGTTCCCCCTGGCGGAAATCGCGCGGCTGCTCGACGCCCAGGAAAGCGAGCAGCTGGCCGCCCTGAACCTGCGCGCGGCGCTGCTGCGCACCGAACTGGGCCGGGTGCAGCGGCAACTGGAGCAGGTCACGTCCCTGCTGGGCGAGCGGCCCGGCGAAGGAGCATTCCCCATGAACAACGACGACATCAAGGAGATCTTCGACGGCTTCGACCACCAGCAGTATGAGCCCGAGGTGCAGGAACGCTGGGGTGACACCGACGCCTACCGGCAGAGCGCCGAACGCACCCGCCGCTACACCAAGGCCGACTGGACGCGCATCAAGGCCGAGGGAGAGGCCTTGAACGCGCAGTACACCGCCCTGATGGACCGCGGCGTCTCGCCCACCAGCACGGAGGCGCAGGCGGTGGCGGCCGAGCACCGCGCGTACTTCCAGCGCTGGTTCTACGACCCCAGCGTGGAGATGATGCGCGGCCTGGCCGCCATGTGGGTGCAGGACGAACGCTTCACCCGCAACATCGACCGGGCCCGCAGCGGCCTCGCCGCGTACCAGAGTGCGGCCGTGACCGCCTGGGCCGACGCGCAGAGCTGA
- the sugE gene encoding quaternary ammonium compound efflux SMR transporter SugE, whose translation MAWILLVLAGLLEVGWAIGLKYTEGFTRPLPSVLTVASMVLSMGLLGLATKTLPIGTAYGVWVGIGALGAAVLGMLLFKEPATPARLAFLGMMLVAIIGLKATSGH comes from the coding sequence ATGGCATGGATTTTGCTGGTTCTCGCAGGCCTGCTCGAAGTGGGCTGGGCCATCGGCCTCAAGTACACCGAGGGCTTCACCCGGCCGCTACCTTCGGTCCTCACCGTGGCCAGCATGGTGCTCAGCATGGGCCTGCTGGGCCTCGCCACGAAAACCCTGCCGATCGGCACCGCGTACGGCGTGTGGGTGGGGATCGGCGCACTGGGCGCCGCGGTGCTGGGCATGCTGCTGTTCAAGGAGCCAGCCACGCCCGCCCGGCTGGCGTTCCTGGGCATGATGCTGGTCGCCATCATCGGACTGAAGGCGACCAGCGGGCACTGA
- a CDS encoding protein adenylyltransferase SelO, with product MTASPFRFNNTYARELQGFYAPAQPASVPAPNLLFFNQDLALELGLDPQVLNGPEGTAIFAGNQVPEGAEPLAQAYAGHQFGGFSPQLGDGRALLLGEITDPSGRHRDLMLKGSGRTPFSRGGDGKAAVGPMLREVLIGESMHALGIPTTRALAVAGTGEAVYRERRLPGAVLTRVAASHLRVGTFEFFAARGEINRVRQLADYAIARHDPDLAGTPDRYLALLRRVAQRQAALIAQWMNVGFIHGVMNTDNMTISGETIDYGPCAFMEAYDPRAVFSSIDQGGRYAYGNQPLIARWNLARLAETLLPLIAEGEDKEAAANAVARATEVIDAFPGWYATALLDGQRAKLGLQGGDDALDRALAENWLALLHEHRVDFTLGWRRLADAAGGDDAPLRSLFPHPEAPDAWLARWRSRLEGEKEQALDGMERPERMRRVNPVVIPRNHRVEEALAAASDQADLVPFQRLLSAIRRPYDETPDHAEYTEPARAEVTACYQTFCGT from the coding sequence ATGACGGCCTCCCCGTTCCGGTTCAACAACACCTATGCGCGTGAGTTGCAGGGGTTCTACGCGCCCGCACAGCCCGCCTCCGTTCCCGCACCGAACCTGCTGTTCTTCAACCAGGACCTGGCCCTGGAACTGGGGCTGGACCCCCAGGTGCTGAACGGGCCCGAAGGGACGGCCATCTTCGCCGGAAATCAGGTTCCGGAAGGCGCCGAGCCGCTCGCGCAGGCCTACGCCGGCCACCAGTTCGGCGGGTTCTCACCTCAGCTGGGTGACGGGCGCGCCCTGCTGCTGGGCGAGATCACCGATCCGTCCGGACGGCACCGCGACCTCATGCTCAAAGGCTCGGGCCGCACGCCGTTCTCGCGGGGCGGCGACGGCAAGGCGGCGGTCGGGCCCATGCTGCGGGAGGTGCTGATCGGCGAGTCCATGCACGCACTCGGCATTCCGACCACCCGCGCACTCGCTGTAGCGGGCACGGGCGAGGCGGTCTACCGTGAGCGGCGGCTGCCCGGCGCCGTGCTGACGCGTGTGGCGGCCAGCCACCTGCGGGTGGGCACCTTCGAGTTCTTCGCCGCACGAGGGGAAATAAATCGCGTCCGGCAGCTTGCCGACTACGCGATTGCCCGGCATGACCCGGACCTCGCCGGAACCCCTGACCGGTACCTGGCCCTGCTCCGGCGCGTGGCACAGCGGCAGGCGGCCCTGATCGCGCAGTGGATGAATGTCGGCTTCATTCACGGCGTGATGAACACCGACAACATGACCATTTCCGGCGAGACGATCGATTACGGGCCCTGTGCCTTCATGGAGGCGTATGACCCCAGGGCGGTGTTCAGCTCCATTGACCAGGGGGGCCGCTACGCCTACGGCAACCAGCCGCTGATCGCGCGGTGGAACCTGGCCCGTCTGGCCGAGACCCTGCTGCCGCTCATCGCGGAAGGTGAGGACAAGGAAGCGGCCGCGAACGCCGTTGCCCGGGCCACCGAGGTCATCGATGCCTTCCCCGGGTGGTATGCCACGGCGCTGCTGGACGGCCAGAGGGCGAAGCTGGGCCTGCAAGGAGGCGACGATGCCCTGGACCGCGCGCTCGCGGAGAACTGGTTGGCGCTGCTGCACGAACACCGGGTGGATTTCACGCTCGGGTGGCGCCGCCTTGCCGACGCCGCAGGCGGTGACGACGCGCCCCTCCGTTCTCTCTTCCCGCACCCGGAAGCGCCCGACGCCTGGCTGGCCCGCTGGCGCTCCCGCCTGGAGGGTGAGAAAGAACAGGCCCTGGACGGGATGGAGCGGCCCGAGCGCATGCGCCGCGTCAATCCGGTCGTCATCCCCCGCAACCACCGCGTCGAGGAAGCCCTGGCCGCAGCCTCCGATCAGGCAGATCTCGTCCCCTTCCAGCGGCTGTTGAGTGCGATCCGGCGCCCCTACGACGAGACGCCCGACCACGCCGAATACACAGAGCCGGCCCGCGCGGAGGTCACGGCCTGTTACCAGACCTTCTGCGGTACCTGA
- a CDS encoding esterase/lipase family protein: protein MKRPAPLLPALALLLAACGAPPHAPLASLGKPQPVTRHPILFVHGFNSSGSTWTTMIGNFKKDGWTDTQLFSWSYDTGQSNATTAGLIQQKVDAILDQTGATQVDIISHSMGGLSSRYYLKHLGGDAKVDAWVSLGGPNHGTNFADACWTTSCVEMRQGSSFLTDLNSVDETPGTPRYGTWWSPCDEIINPDSSVPLSGATNTQTACLSHSSLYQNSTVYAQVRDFVQR, encoded by the coding sequence ATGAAGCGACCCGCCCCCCTGCTGCCCGCCCTGGCCCTGCTGCTCGCCGCCTGCGGCGCCCCGCCCCACGCCCCGCTCGCCAGCCTCGGCAAGCCCCAGCCCGTCACCCGTCACCCCATCCTGTTCGTGCACGGCTTCAACTCCAGCGGCAGCACCTGGACCACCATGATCGGCAACTTCAAGAAAGACGGCTGGACCGACACCCAACTCTTCAGCTGGTCGTACGACACCGGGCAATCCAACGCCACCACCGCCGGTCTCATCCAGCAGAAGGTGGACGCCATCCTCGACCAGACCGGCGCCACGCAGGTGGACATCATCAGCCACAGCATGGGCGGCCTCTCCAGCCGCTACTACCTCAAACACCTCGGCGGGGACGCCAAAGTGGACGCCTGGGTGTCGCTGGGCGGCCCGAACCACGGCACGAACTTCGCCGACGCCTGCTGGACCACCTCCTGCGTCGAAATGCGCCAGGGCTCCAGCTTCCTGACCGATCTGAACAGCGTGGACGAGACGCCCGGCACGCCCCGCTACGGCACCTGGTGGTCGCCGTGCGACGAGATCATCAACCCCGACAGCAGCGTGCCCCTGAGCGGCGCCACGAACACCCAGACCGCCTGCCTGAGCCACAGCAGCCTGTACCAGAACAGCACCGTGTACGCGCAGGTGCGCGACTTCGTGCAGCGCTGA
- a CDS encoding YbjN domain-containing protein — protein MSETALLTLDTLAKYLKDKEVQLDMEENNGQRFIRMGWRFEMGDAAVLVSVNDGPNNTSRLEVTCVTQKQYADRRVEVVNMLNDRNRERAFSRSIDADGNVWLEYVGFYPTLAEMPQETFDTLFGGVLMHFQDDYAALEGFVPQQGMQVQQPQA, from the coding sequence ATGAGCGAAACTGCACTGCTGACCCTGGACACCCTCGCCAAGTACCTCAAGGACAAGGAAGTCCAGCTGGACATGGAAGAAAACAACGGCCAGCGGTTCATCCGCATGGGCTGGCGCTTCGAGATGGGCGACGCCGCGGTGCTCGTGTCCGTCAACGACGGCCCGAACAACACCAGTCGCCTGGAAGTCACCTGCGTGACCCAGAAGCAGTACGCCGACCGCCGCGTGGAGGTCGTGAACATGCTCAACGACCGCAACCGCGAGCGCGCCTTCTCCCGCAGCATCGACGCGGACGGCAACGTGTGGCTGGAGTACGTGGGCTTCTACCCCACCCTGGCCGAAATGCCCCAGGAAACCTTCGACACGCTGTTCGGCGGCGTGCTGATGCACTTCCAGGACGACTACGCCGCGCTCGAAGGCTTCGTGCCCCAGCAGGGCATGCAGGTCCAGCAGCCCCAGGCGTAA
- a CDS encoding MerR family transcriptional regulator has protein sequence MTGGAHVIVQTPEELRRIVASFQRRVQADPAFRQLMEAVCGHPRRLEPFTAQPRGLPGLGMAEFAALVELPSSTVRHYQRLGLITPYEVNGKFRFWIHNLIQVQSVKQWRDLGLSLEDIQAQRGRDRLGGQSVTFNPDPRRAAPGGLPGSLSALVTEKAVSFGLPGGGQAGPLRPLNSALNLLRETVWLPLEEQRVRPEPQRLFAARRDAAEDTGLPDTGRLLSEVQAARARLEERLAALQAQVKQARQLEAALLLAQLPGDRAAARTSEQP, from the coding sequence ATGACCGGCGGCGCGCACGTGATCGTTCAGACCCCGGAGGAACTGCGGCGCATCGTGGCGTCCTTCCAGCGGCGCGTGCAGGCCGACCCTGCCTTCCGGCAGCTGATGGAGGCCGTGTGCGGCCACCCGCGCCGCCTGGAGCCCTTCACCGCCCAGCCCCGGGGCCTGCCGGGGCTGGGCATGGCGGAGTTCGCGGCGCTGGTGGAACTCCCGTCCTCCACGGTGCGGCACTACCAGCGCCTGGGGCTGATCACGCCGTACGAGGTGAACGGCAAGTTCCGCTTCTGGATTCACAACCTGATTCAGGTGCAGTCTGTGAAGCAGTGGCGGGACCTGGGCCTGAGCCTGGAGGACATTCAGGCCCAGCGGGGCCGGGACCGCCTGGGCGGGCAGTCCGTGACGTTCAACCCGGACCCGCGCCGCGCCGCGCCCGGGGGCCTGCCCGGCAGCCTGAGCGCCCTGGTGACGGAAAAGGCCGTGAGTTTCGGCCTGCCGGGCGGCGGGCAGGCCGGGCCGCTCCGGCCCCTGAATTCCGCGCTGAACCTGCTGCGGGAAACGGTGTGGCTGCCGCTGGAGGAACAGCGGGTCCGGCCGGAACCGCAGCGGCTGTTCGCGGCGCGCCGGGACGCCGCCGAGGACACCGGCCTGCCCGACACGGGCCGCCTGCTCAGCGAGGTACAGGCGGCCCGCGCACGGCTGGAGGAGCGCCTGGCGGCCCTGCAGGCGCAGGTGAAGCAGGCCCGGCAGCTGGAGGCCGCCCTGCTGCTCGCGCAGCTTCCCGGGGACCGGGCGGCGGCCCGAACCTCAGAACAGCCGTGA
- the thrS gene encoding threonine--tRNA ligase, producing MHVILPDGKQLDLQPGATALDAAQAIGPRLAQDALAATANGDLVDLLSPLPDGASITLITKKNPADAAPLFRHSLGHVMSMAVGEYYKAKGYSADAIKRGVGPYIESGWYQDFDLPEPLKEEDLPEIEKIMRDIIGRNLPFSRREVSKAEALAQFPHDPYKAELIQGLPDDEAITFYQQGDYVDLCAGPHFPSTGRLPQSFKLMSTSGAYWRGNEKNPILQRVYGVAFATQKELDEYLFQLEEAKRRDHRKLGRELELFTIDPLVGKGLPLWLPNGTVLREELTNFMKEQQFQRGYQGVVTPNIGNLDLYRTSGHYEKYSDGQFRPIEVDDEEYMLKPMNCPHHVRIYASKPRSYRDLPVRLAEFGTVYRYEQSGELNGLTRVRGFTQDDAHLFVRPDQLKKEFLDVLDLTVLVLKTFGMNEVRFRVGTRDPGSDKYVGDEVNWTLAERQIIEAVEEVGLPYTIEPGDAAFYGPKLDFVVKDVLGREWQLGTIQVDYNLPERFDITYVGEDGADHRPIMIHRAPFGSIERFTGILIEHYAGDFPLWLAPRQVMIIPIADRHNEYAEQLRAELHTQGLRAEVDDSSNRMQAKVRTAELSKIPVMLIVGDKEQEAREVSVRERTPEGHRERKGVKFDDLKAELLERRRTRA from the coding sequence ATGCACGTCATCCTTCCCGACGGAAAACAACTCGACCTTCAGCCCGGCGCCACGGCACTGGACGCCGCGCAGGCCATCGGCCCGCGCCTCGCGCAGGACGCCCTGGCCGCCACCGCCAACGGTGACCTGGTGGACCTGCTCAGCCCGCTGCCCGACGGCGCCAGCATCACGCTGATCACGAAGAAGAACCCCGCAGACGCCGCGCCCCTGTTCCGGCACAGCCTGGGCCACGTGATGAGCATGGCCGTCGGCGAGTACTACAAGGCCAAGGGCTACAGCGCCGACGCCATCAAGCGCGGCGTGGGTCCGTACATCGAGAGCGGCTGGTACCAGGACTTCGACCTGCCCGAACCCCTCAAGGAAGAGGACCTGCCCGAGATCGAGAAGATCATGCGGGACATCATCGGCCGGAACCTGCCCTTCAGCCGCCGCGAGGTCAGCAAGGCCGAGGCGCTCGCGCAGTTTCCGCACGACCCGTACAAGGCCGAACTGATCCAGGGCCTGCCCGACGACGAGGCGATCACCTTCTACCAGCAGGGCGACTACGTGGACCTCTGCGCCGGGCCGCACTTCCCCAGCACCGGGCGGCTCCCGCAGAGCTTCAAGCTGATGAGCACGTCGGGCGCGTACTGGCGCGGCAACGAGAAGAACCCCATCCTGCAGCGCGTGTACGGCGTGGCCTTCGCCACCCAGAAGGAACTGGACGAGTACCTGTTCCAGCTGGAGGAAGCCAAGCGCCGCGACCACCGCAAACTCGGGCGGGAACTGGAACTGTTCACGATCGATCCGCTGGTCGGCAAGGGCCTGCCGCTGTGGCTGCCGAACGGCACAGTCCTGCGCGAGGAACTGACCAACTTCATGAAAGAGCAGCAGTTCCAGCGCGGCTACCAGGGCGTGGTCACGCCGAACATCGGCAACCTGGACCTGTACCGCACCAGCGGCCACTACGAGAAGTACTCCGACGGCCAGTTCCGCCCCATCGAGGTGGACGACGAGGAGTACATGCTCAAGCCCATGAACTGCCCGCACCACGTGCGCATCTACGCCAGCAAGCCGCGCAGCTACCGCGACCTGCCGGTGCGCCTGGCGGAGTTCGGCACGGTGTACCGCTACGAGCAGAGCGGCGAACTGAACGGCCTGACCCGCGTGCGCGGCTTCACGCAGGACGACGCGCACCTGTTCGTCCGCCCCGACCAGCTGAAAAAGGAATTCCTGGACGTGCTGGACCTGACGGTCCTGGTCCTCAAGACCTTCGGCATGAACGAGGTCCGCTTCCGCGTCGGCACGCGCGACCCGGGCTCGGACAAGTACGTGGGCGACGAGGTCAACTGGACGCTGGCCGAGCGGCAGATCATCGAGGCGGTCGAGGAAGTCGGCCTGCCCTACACCATCGAACCCGGCGACGCCGCCTTCTACGGCCCGAAACTGGACTTCGTGGTGAAGGACGTCCTGGGCCGCGAGTGGCAGCTCGGCACCATCCAGGTGGACTACAACCTGCCCGAACGCTTCGACATTACCTACGTCGGCGAGGACGGCGCCGACCACCGCCCGATCATGATTCACCGCGCGCCCTTCGGCAGCATCGAGCGTTTCACCGGCATCCTGATCGAGCACTACGCCGGCGACTTCCCGCTGTGGCTGGCGCCGCGGCAGGTGATGATCATTCCCATCGCCGACCGCCACAACGAGTACGCCGAGCAGCTGCGCGCCGAACTGCACACCCAGGGCCTGCGCGCCGAGGTGGACGATTCGTCCAACCGCATGCAGGCCAAGGTCCGCACCGCCGAACTCAGCAAGATCCCGGTCATGCTGATCGTGGGCGACAAGGAACAGGAAGCCCGCGAGGTCAGCGTCCGCGAACGCACGCCCGAAGGCCACAGGGAACGCAAGGGCGTGAAGTTCGATGACCTGAAGGCCGAACTGCTCGAACGCCGCCGCACCCGCGCGTAA
- a CDS encoding PH domain-containing protein yields the protein MPTPVPVPLNTEPTPRWWPWARAALTVPLLALPLLILLPPLLKVPAYSVAGGQITARSVASRTVIPAGTPVQDVPVRLDGKVMGSDMTGYVVGRFDTPNRTVVRVYSDGSHGTRALVFATQPDPTVLTPADPQALLAAWRAGQSGEYRPARAPGFDPALVLLLLPVLPLVWFLYSSPRVRYTREGDALVVRTAGSVTRLPRYQSSAVLTRDALGVRLFGSSLPGYYTGTFGTNSGNVQAAASVARPGQAVIVTHEGRRYYLTPEDPQALVDWFGRRS from the coding sequence ATGCCCACGCCCGTCCCCGTTCCCCTGAACACCGAGCCGACGCCCCGCTGGTGGCCTTGGGCCCGCGCCGCCCTGACTGTGCCCCTGCTGGCCCTGCCGCTGCTGATCCTGCTGCCCCCGCTGCTGAAGGTACCGGCGTACTCGGTCGCCGGCGGGCAGATCACCGCCCGCAGCGTGGCGTCCCGCACGGTGATTCCCGCCGGCACGCCCGTGCAGGACGTCCCCGTTCGCCTGGACGGCAAGGTCATGGGCAGCGACATGACCGGGTACGTGGTGGGCCGCTTCGACACCCCGAACCGGACGGTGGTGCGGGTGTACTCCGACGGGTCGCACGGCACCCGCGCGCTGGTGTTCGCCACGCAGCCCGACCCGACCGTCCTCACGCCCGCGGACCCGCAGGCGCTGCTCGCCGCGTGGCGCGCCGGACAGTCCGGGGAGTACCGGCCGGCCCGCGCCCCTGGCTTCGACCCGGCCCTGGTGCTGCTCCTGCTGCCGGTGCTGCCGCTGGTGTGGTTCCTGTACAGCTCGCCCCGGGTGCGCTACACGCGCGAGGGCGACGCCCTGGTCGTCCGCACGGCCGGGTCCGTCACCCGGCTGCCGCGGTATCAGTCGAGTGCCGTCCTGACCCGGGACGCCCTCGGCGTGCGGCTGTTCGGGTCCTCCCTGCCCGGGTACTACACCGGGACCTTCGGCACAAACAGCGGGAACGTGCAGGCCGCCGCATCCGTCGCCCGGCCCGGTCAGGCGGTCATCGTCACGCACGAGGGCCGCAGGTACTACCTGACGCCCGAGGACCCGCAGGCGCTGGTGGACTGGTTCGGCCGCCGCAGCTGA
- a CDS encoding DUF805 domain-containing protein, whose protein sequence is MQDYLNVIKNHYADFKGRARRREYWMFTLINAIITFVLQIPAQGALMGMAMQSDASGAPSAGLTGIALISSILLLVYTLAVLLPSIGVAVRRMHDTGRSGWLLLLGLIPFIGWLILLYFYVQDSQPGANKWGPNPKGQGTNVPQNAATNW, encoded by the coding sequence ATGCAAGACTACCTGAACGTCATCAAGAACCATTACGCCGACTTCAAGGGCCGCGCCCGCCGCCGCGAGTACTGGATGTTCACGCTCATCAACGCGATCATCACGTTCGTCCTGCAGATCCCCGCGCAGGGCGCCCTGATGGGCATGGCGATGCAGAGCGACGCGAGCGGCGCGCCCAGCGCCGGCCTGACCGGCATTGCCCTGATCTCCAGCATCCTGCTGCTGGTGTACACCCTGGCGGTCCTGCTGCCCTCCATCGGTGTGGCCGTGCGCCGTATGCACGACACCGGCCGCTCCGGCTGGCTGCTGCTGCTCGGCCTGATTCCCTTCATCGGCTGGCTGATCCTGCTGTACTTCTACGTTCAGGACAGCCAGCCCGGCGCGAACAAGTGGGGCCCCAACCCCAAGGGCCAGGGAACGAACGTGCCCCAGAACGCCGCCACGAACTGGTAA
- a CDS encoding metallophosphoesterase codes for MRLPGSRPWRLAALLLLTACTPATQGPATLPDTVAALPGPADPAHVRVLVMGDQGKGGEVPVRVAQAMQAVCARDGCDLGVGLGDNFYPAGPRDVASPLFRERFEALYGPLRMPFLMLSGNHDQSWVWGGDGADPAGADVQVAYARTHPQWVMPARTYRAAVGDLVAFFAVDTVPLASSLPSVRPAERPGGPWDAAQRAWLAGALAASQARWNLVLGHHPLFSNGRHGSAGAYDGLPFPLQRGDAVRELYGVACGRADVLLGGHDHLLALFAPQPECAGTWSLVSGAAGEVRPGMPGRRAAAFQSDAGPGFAWLDVTPDALTVRLYVLDATGAARLAHEERITKPGTP; via the coding sequence ATGCGTCTGCCCGGATCACGCCCCTGGCGGCTGGCAGCCCTCCTGCTGCTGACCGCCTGCACGCCCGCCACGCAGGGCCCGGCCACCCTGCCCGACACGGTCGCCGCGCTGCCCGGGCCGGCCGACCCGGCGCACGTGCGGGTGCTGGTCATGGGGGACCAGGGCAAAGGCGGCGAGGTGCCGGTCCGCGTGGCGCAGGCCATGCAGGCCGTGTGCGCCCGGGACGGCTGCGACCTGGGCGTGGGCCTGGGGGACAACTTCTACCCGGCCGGGCCGCGGGACGTGGCCTCTCCCCTGTTCCGCGAACGCTTCGAGGCGCTGTACGGCCCGCTGCGGATGCCATTCCTGATGCTGTCCGGGAACCACGACCAGTCGTGGGTGTGGGGCGGGGACGGCGCGGACCCGGCCGGGGCGGACGTGCAGGTGGCGTACGCGCGGACACATCCGCAGTGGGTGATGCCGGCCCGCACGTACCGCGCGGCGGTGGGGGACCTCGTGGCGTTCTTCGCGGTGGACACGGTGCCCCTGGCCTCCTCCCTGCCGTCCGTGCGGCCGGCCGAGCGGCCGGGCGGCCCCTGGGACGCGGCCCAGCGGGCGTGGCTGGCGGGCGCCCTGGCGGCCAGTCAGGCCCGCTGGAACCTGGTGCTCGGGCATCACCCTCTGTTCAGCAACGGGCGGCACGGAAGCGCCGGGGCCTACGACGGCCTGCCCTTCCCGTTGCAGCGAGGGGACGCGGTGCGGGAGCTGTACGGCGTGGCGTGCGGCCGCGCGGACGTGCTGCTGGGCGGCCACGATCACCTGCTGGCGCTGTTCGCGCCGCAGCCGGAGTGCGCGGGCACATGGTCGCTGGTGAGCGGTGCGGCCGGGGAGGTGCGCCCCGGAATGCCGGGGCGGCGCGCGGCGGCCTTCCAGTCAGACGCGGGGCCGGGGTTCGCGTGGCTGGACGTGACGCCCGACGCGCTGACGGTGCGCCTCTACGTGCTGGACGCGACGGGCGCGGCGCGGTTGGCGCACGAGGAGCGCATCACAAAGCCGGGCACGCCCTGA
- a CDS encoding glutaredoxin domain-containing protein, producing MIKMYTTSWCPDCHAAKRALQQKGLDYQEINIEEDEQAAEYVMSVNGGRRSVPTLVSGDTAHSLSGFRPQKLDAFLAAAGL from the coding sequence ATGATCAAGATGTACACGACCAGCTGGTGCCCCGACTGCCACGCCGCCAAACGCGCCCTGCAGCAGAAGGGCCTGGACTACCAGGAAATCAACATCGAGGAAGACGAGCAGGCCGCCGAGTACGTCATGAGCGTGAACGGCGGGCGCCGCAGCGTCCCCACCCTCGTCAGCGGCGACACCGCCCACAGCCTCAGCGGCTTCCGCCCCCAGAAACTCGACGCGTTCCTGGCCGCCGCCGGCCTGTAA
- a CDS encoding erythromycin esterase family protein yields MTILSSLPAGWAIDPAAPEPALAALLTTLPARPKLLGLGEPTHGTPDFPRWRNRLFQGLVREHGYRSIALESDFYAGQRVNDFVLGGPDNLDDVMARGFSHGFGRFEENRELVAWLRAFNAARSGTDRVHFYGFDAPMENMWAASPRLHLLAAHAFLTEHGLVPVTPTGTIEDLCGEDARWTNEAAALDPAQSVGREATAEALRVIADDLLTLLTREAPELQDRPDFWLAEVHARTALGLLRYHANMATPGPARVAHMLALRDLMMADTLETIMRREQGRGPTLVFAHNSHLQRTPGRLRLTPPHGEVQWWGAGAHLSRRLGPAYAFIASTLGNGGGLPDPAPDTLEGHLKAQGEGPVLYAAPRLAAQLPASLVRRSDTSFAYVPLKPEGLDRMDGLLFLPAAEG; encoded by the coding sequence ATGACCATCCTTTCCTCCCTGCCTGCCGGCTGGGCGATTGACCCGGCCGCCCCGGAGCCTGCCCTTGCCGCCCTGCTGACCACCCTGCCGGCCCGGCCTAAGCTGCTGGGCCTGGGCGAACCGACGCATGGCACCCCGGACTTCCCGCGCTGGCGCAACCGGCTGTTTCAGGGGCTGGTGCGGGAGCATGGTTACCGGTCCATCGCCCTGGAAAGTGACTTTTACGCGGGCCAGCGTGTGAACGACTTCGTGCTGGGCGGCCCCGACAACCTGGATGACGTGATGGCCCGGGGGTTCAGCCACGGCTTCGGCCGCTTCGAGGAGAACCGGGAACTGGTGGCGTGGCTGCGGGCCTTCAACGCCGCCCGGTCGGGAACCGACCGCGTGCACTTCTACGGCTTCGACGCGCCGATGGAGAACATGTGGGCCGCCAGTCCCCGCCTGCACCTGCTTGCCGCGCACGCCTTCCTGACGGAGCACGGCCTGGTCCCGGTTACCCCCACGGGCACCATCGAGGACCTCTGCGGGGAGGACGCCCGCTGGACGAATGAGGCCGCCGCCCTGGACCCCGCGCAGTCTGTCGGCCGGGAGGCCACGGCGGAGGCCCTGCGCGTGATCGCGGACGATCTGCTGACCCTGCTGACCCGCGAGGCTCCGGAACTGCAGGACCGGCCGGACTTCTGGCTGGCGGAGGTGCACGCCCGGACGGCGCTGGGTCTGCTGCGGTACCACGCGAACATGGCCACGCCCGGCCCGGCGCGGGTGGCGCACATGCTGGCGCTGCGGGACCTGATGATGGCCGACACCCTGGAAACGATTATGCGGCGCGAGCAGGGCCGCGGGCCCACGCTGGTGTTCGCGCACAACTCGCATCTGCAGCGGACGCCCGGCCGGCTGCGCCTGACGCCGCCGCACGGGGAGGTGCAGTGGTGGGGGGCGGGCGCGCACCTATCGCGTCGCCTGGGACCGGCGTACGCGTTCATCGCGTCCACCCTGGGGAACGGGGGGGGCCTGCCGGACCCGGCGCCGGACACCCTGGAAGGTCACCTGAAGGCGCAGGGAGAAGGACCAGTCCTGTACGCGGCGCCGAGGCTGGCGGCCCAGTTGCCGGCCTCGCTGGTGCGACGATCGGACACGTCCTTCGCCTACGTGCCCCTGAAGCCGGAGGGCCTGGACCGGATGGACGGTCTGCTGTTCCTGCCGGCTGCGGAGGGCTGA